AGTTGTTGGCGCGTGAAATGTAGGTGCCATCATCAGTATTGATCGTTAAAACATCGTCAACATTGATGAAAAACGGTACCTGCACGACCAACCCTGTTTCCATCGTTGCTGGTTTAGAACCACCGCTACTTGTGTTGCCACGAATGCCAGGTTCTGTTTCTTTAACCACTAAATCAACAGTCTTTGGCAACTCAATTCCAAGCGTTTCATTACCATGCATGATAATTTTGACATTCATATTTTCTTTCAAATAATTCAATTGATCGCGGATCTCGTCGCCGGGAAGCGTCAATTGGTCATAAGTATCGGTATCCATGAAGACATAATTGTCCCCATCGGCATACAAGTATTGCATGTTCTTGCTGTCAATTTGCGCCTTTTCAACTTTTTCAGTTGAGCGGAACGTTTTTTCTTGAACAGCACCTGTACGCAGGTTCTTAAGGGTTGAACGCACGAAAGCTGAACCCTTACCTGGCTTAACATGCTGAAACTCGACAATTCGCCAAAGGTCACCGTCGACCTCAATCGTCAAACCATTTTTAAAATCATTAACAGATATCATGAACTTCCTCCATACATTCAGTCGTAAACTAAACCTATTCTAGCAAGCACTGCGAATGCTTGCAACAGCAGAGCGTGAGCAGGCGCGGTTAGAAACCGGAGCATAAGCGGCCTCAAGCCTAATTGGCTGGGCTTTGGTCAATTAGGCTTGGGGCCCTTATGTGCAGGTTTCTGCACCTGCGAACGCGTTTTAGCCAAAAATCAATAAGCTAACCGATTTGACTCACAAGTCAGCTTCTGGCACGTAACTTACAGCACCAACAACTCACTAGGTGCTGGTTGACTCAAGCTTTGACTACCCGCAGCAGTCACTAATAAATCGTCCTCAATCCGAACGCCGCCAAGATCCGGTACATAAATACCAGGCTCATCCGTGACAACATTGCCCTTAGCAGCCGGCACGTCTAGATACGGTCCCCAAGCGCCGGGCCCTTCATGAATTGATAAACCGATGCCATGGCCTGTTCCGTGGCCAAAGTACTTCCCATAACCAGCATCATTGATTGTGTTGTGAGCTAAGTCATTGATGACTCGGCCAAGAACACCTGGTTTTAAAGCTTTTTGCACTTTTTGATTCGTTTGATAGACAATTTGATAAATGGTCTTCAGCCTAGGATCTGGTTCGCCCACCGCAAACGTGCGGGTTAAATCAGACATGTATCCGTGGTAGATACACCCCCAGTCAAGCGTGACAATATCGCCTTTTTCAATTTTCTTCTCTGTTGCCGCACCATGGGGCATCGCTGAGCGCGTCCCGGAAGCGACAATCGTTTCAAAAGAAACATTGCTGGCGCCAAGTCCGCGCATGAAGAAATCTAAGTCATTGGCGACATCAATTTCACGCATGCCTGGTTTGATCGTAGCAATGACATGTTGATAGCCCTTTTCGGCAATAGCGATAGCTTGTGTGATTGACGCCAATTCATTGGCATCCTTGATCTCGCGTTGCGTTTCGACAAAGTCACGGGTTGGTACTAAAGTTCCTTGTGTGAGCAAATCAAATGCTTCATAATCGGCATAATTTAAGTGAACTGCTTCAAAACCGATTCTAGTCAATTGTAAGCGATTGGCCAGCTTGCCAACGGCCTTAAACATGCTGTCCTGATGCAAAATCATTTCAGCATTATGTACTTGCTGCTTAAACTGTTCGGTAAATCGCGAATCAGTCACAAAATAAGCCTTTTGCGGGGTTACAAGCAAGGTGCTTTCTTCACCTGTAAAGCCGGTCAAATAAGTCACGTTCTTCGTATCGGTAACAAAAAAGCCATCCAGTTTTTTATCCTGAATTCGCGCCTGCAATGCTGTCATTCGATCCATCCAAATCGCTCCTTTACTGACTCATGCTTTGTTTTCTCTGAAAAAAAGACGCCCCGTTACCGGGACGTCTAGTCTTTATTCAGCAGCTGCTGCCGGATAAACTGAAACCTTCTTCTTGTCACGGCCGAAGCGTTCAAATTTTACAACGCCGTCAGCAGTCGCGAACAAGGTATCATCGCCGCCGCGACCAACGTTTTCGCCAGGGTGAATCTTGGTACCGCGCTGACGATACAAGATATTGCCTGCCTTAACGAATTGGCCATCGGCACGCTTGCTGCCCAAACGCCGGCCAGCAGAATTACGACCGTTGGATGTTGAGCCGCCACCTTTATGGTGAGAGAAGAATTGCAGATTCATCTTTAACATAACGTACACCTCCGAGGATTAATTTTGTTCAAGTTGTTTAGTAGTAATCGTCAAACGATCAGGATATTGGTCTTGGATGCTCTGTAATTCGAGCAATAAATTTTCCAACAGAATCTGACTGATGTGTAGCTGTTCGCCGGTAATGGCGGTTTTAATTGCCATCTGGAGATGCCCACCATGGACTTCATCCGCAATGACATCAGGTTCAAACCCTGCTAAGCCTTCAATGCCGTTAACGGCACCAATGCTCACCGCAGAAACAGCGGCACATACAATATCCTTACCGGTTTTACCGGCATCGGCATGACCCGTCAACGAGAAGCTGACGATATCACCATGTTCATCTCGATGAAAAATTGCCTTGATCATAACTATGCTGACCTCTTAAGCGTTGATCGCGTCAATAACGACCTTCGTGTATGGTTGACGGTGACCCTTCTTTTGATGAGAGTGCTTCTTAGGCTTGTACTTGTAAGTAACAACCTTTTTCTCGCGCCCTTGTTTTTCGACCTTGCCAGTTACGGTCGCGCCTTTGACGGTTGGTGTGCCAATCTTGGCGTCACCTTCGCCTGCAACCATGATGACTTCATCAAAAGTAACTTGTTTGCCTTCGTCAGCGTCGAGTTTTTCGACATAGATGGCTTCGCCAACCTCTGCCTTGTATTGCTTGCCGCCGGTTTTGATAAT
This genomic window from Lacticaseibacillus paracasei subsp. paracasei contains:
- a CDS encoding M24 family metallopeptidase encodes the protein MDRMTALQARIQDKKLDGFFVTDTKNVTYLTGFTGEESTLLVTPQKAYFVTDSRFTEQFKQQVHNAEMILHQDSMFKAVGKLANRLQLTRIGFEAVHLNYADYEAFDLLTQGTLVPTRDFVETQREIKDANELASITQAIAIAEKGYQHVIATIKPGMREIDVANDLDFFMRGLGASNVSFETIVASGTRSAMPHGAATEKKIEKGDIVTLDWGCIYHGYMSDLTRTFAVGEPDPRLKTIYQIVYQTNQKVQKALKPGVLGRVINDLAHNTINDAGYGKYFGHGTGHGIGLSIHEGPGAWGPYLDVPAAKGNVVTDEPGIYVPDLGGVRIEDDLLVTAAGSQSLSQPAPSELLVL
- the rplU gene encoding 50S ribosomal protein L21, giving the protein MYAIIKTGGKQYKAEVGEAIYVEKLDADEGKQVTFDEVIMVAGEGDAKIGTPTVKGATVTGKVEKQGREKKVVTYKYKPKKHSHQKKGHRQPYTKVVIDAINA
- the efp gene encoding elongation factor P; this translates as MISVNDFKNGLTIEVDGDLWRIVEFQHVKPGKGSAFVRSTLKNLRTGAVQEKTFRSTEKVEKAQIDSKNMQYLYADGDNYVFMDTDTYDQLTLPGDEIRDQLNYLKENMNVKIIMHGNETLGIELPKTVDLVVKETEPGIRGNTSSGGSKPATMETGLVVQVPFFINVDDVLTINTDDGTYISRANN
- a CDS encoding ribosomal-processing cysteine protease Prp, which translates into the protein MIKAIFHRDEHGDIVSFSLTGHADAGKTGKDIVCAAVSAVSIGAVNGIEGLAGFEPDVIADEVHGGHLQMAIKTAITGEQLHISQILLENLLLELQSIQDQYPDRLTITTKQLEQN
- the rpmA gene encoding 50S ribosomal protein L27, with amino-acid sequence MLKMNLQFFSHHKGGGSTSNGRNSAGRRLGSKRADGQFVKAGNILYRQRGTKIHPGENVGRGGDDTLFATADGVVKFERFGRDKKKVSVYPAAAAE